Proteins from a single region of Halorubrum sp. 2020YC2:
- a CDS encoding orc1/cdc6 family replication initiation protein, which yields MDEGDHTPRADDGTDPDDGDGPERSNDSDADEAEVGSSDSDNPTGTDPDSADGTSPGNGTDPADGTDLGSSLDVDSDPDSDLDVDSDLNGSSDLGRSDVDADPASGSTSPSDPPTGAAPETAGIGNGGRDRSSPDVDLDGVVLDDEDENQGLFDDLLSGEPIFENKEVLRPSYTPHELPHRNDQINRMATILVSALRGETPSNILIYGKTGTGKTASAKFVSQELESTSQKYDVPCEVEYINCEVTDTQYRVLAQLANTFIEENQEVISDRLDRLEALRAEATDAEEAAGRDASAALAGTEFDSVAELDDRVETLEDDADEMEEVPMTGWPTDRVYSTFFEAVDYHERVVVIMLDEIDKLVEKSGDDTLYNLSRMNSELDRSRISIMGISNDLKFTDFLDPRVKSSLGEEEIVFPPYDANQLRDILQHRADTAFKPDALTDDVIPLCAAFAAQEHGDARRALDLLRTAGELAERSQAEIVAEKHVRQAQDKIELDRVVEVVRTLPTQSKIVLFAVILLEKNGVHNINTGEVFNIYKRLCEEIDADVLTQRRVTDLISELDMLGIVNAVVVSKGRYGRTKEMGLSVPVEETEAVLLSDSRLGDIENAQPFVQARFDN from the coding sequence ATGGACGAAGGCGATCACACACCGCGGGCTGACGACGGCACCGACCCGGACGACGGCGACGGTCCGGAACGTAGCAACGACTCCGACGCCGACGAAGCCGAGGTCGGAAGTTCCGACTCCGACAATCCGACCGGAACCGACCCCGACTCCGCCGACGGGACCAGCCCCGGTAACGGGACCGACCCTGCCGATGGGACCGACCTCGGTTCCAGTCTCGACGTCGATTCCGACCCCGATTCTGACCTCGACGTCGATTCCGACCTCAACGGAAGTTCGGATCTCGGTCGGTCAGACGTCGACGCCGATCCGGCGTCGGGGTCGACCTCCCCGTCCGACCCTCCGACCGGCGCCGCACCTGAAACCGCGGGGATCGGTAACGGGGGGCGCGACCGCTCGTCCCCGGACGTCGACCTCGACGGTGTCGTCCTCGACGACGAAGACGAGAACCAGGGGCTGTTCGACGACCTCCTCTCCGGCGAGCCGATATTCGAGAACAAGGAGGTCCTCCGCCCCTCGTACACCCCGCACGAACTCCCGCACCGGAACGACCAGATCAACCGGATGGCGACCATCCTCGTCTCCGCGCTCCGCGGCGAGACCCCGTCGAACATCCTCATCTACGGGAAGACGGGGACCGGGAAGACCGCCTCCGCCAAGTTCGTCTCTCAGGAGCTCGAGTCCACCTCACAGAAGTACGACGTTCCCTGCGAGGTCGAGTACATCAACTGCGAGGTGACCGACACCCAGTACCGCGTCCTCGCCCAGCTCGCGAACACGTTCATCGAGGAGAATCAGGAGGTCATCTCCGACCGCCTCGACCGCCTCGAAGCGCTCCGGGCCGAGGCGACCGACGCCGAGGAGGCCGCCGGCCGCGACGCGAGCGCCGCGCTCGCCGGCACCGAGTTCGACTCGGTCGCGGAGCTCGACGACCGAGTCGAGACGTTGGAGGACGACGCCGACGAGATGGAGGAGGTCCCGATGACGGGGTGGCCCACCGACCGCGTCTACTCGACGTTTTTCGAGGCGGTCGACTACCACGAGCGCGTGGTCGTGATCATGCTCGACGAGATCGACAAGCTCGTCGAGAAGAGCGGCGACGACACCCTGTATAACCTCTCGCGGATGAACTCCGAACTCGACCGCTCACGCATCTCGATCATGGGGATCTCGAACGACCTGAAGTTCACCGACTTCCTCGACCCCCGCGTCAAGTCGAGCCTGGGCGAAGAGGAGATCGTCTTCCCGCCGTACGACGCCAACCAGCTCCGCGACATCCTCCAGCACCGCGCCGACACCGCCTTTAAGCCCGACGCGCTCACCGACGACGTGATCCCGCTGTGCGCGGCGTTCGCGGCGCAGGAACACGGTGACGCGCGCCGCGCGCTCGACCTCCTCCGCACCGCGGGCGAACTGGCCGAGCGCTCGCAAGCCGAGATCGTCGCGGAGAAACACGTCCGGCAGGCGCAGGACAAGATCGAACTCGACCGTGTCGTCGAGGTCGTCCGGACTCTCCCCACCCAGAGCAAGATCGTCTTATTCGCCGTGATACTCTTAGAGAAGAACGGCGTCCACAACATCAACACCGGCGAGGTGTTCAACATCTACAAGCGACTCTGCGAGGAGATCGACGCCGACGTGCTGACCCAGCGGCGCGTCACCGACCTCATCAGCGAACTCGACATGCTCGGGATCGTCAACGCCGTCGTCGTCTCGAAGGGCCGCTACGGCCGGACGAAGGAGATGGGCCTCTCCGTGCCCGTCGAGGAGACCGAGGCGGTCCTCCTGTCGGACTCGCGACTCGGAGACATCGAGAACGCGCAGCCGTTCGTCCAGGCCCGGTTCGACAACTGA
- a CDS encoding S26 family signal peptidase, protein MDEGDRPTDADGSAGRDESRSEESEDRLDRSDGEIAGEPSGDAPDDPAEGDPTVDDGPDEQTGGSRAGEPADDSETSEPSGDSEVPDGDRTGPDSEVPDGERTPSGSGAVSASGTAFGSGSASDAGKTGDGDESVGVGGEVAGEDRAEASEPSEPDGNDSLWYRFRHDRDGALMWLREMLSSVGVVLLVGLLLFGVSGIWPPMVAVESGSMEPNMRVGDLVFVTEPGRLAPDAADNGVGVVTHEAGAEADYRTFGSYGSVVIYTPPERTGSPIIHRAMFRVTEGENWYDRADGQYHNAVDCGSLANCPAPHDGYITLGDNNGAYDQASGLSPPVKAEWVDGVARLRVPYLGYIRLLATGQVELNEAIAGTVGSGLPSAGPALASSAPAA, encoded by the coding sequence ATGGACGAAGGGGATCGGCCGACGGACGCCGACGGGTCGGCCGGTCGAGACGAGTCGAGAAGCGAAGAGTCGGAGGACCGCCTCGACAGGTCGGACGGCGAAATCGCCGGCGAGCCGAGCGGCGACGCCCCCGATGACCCGGCCGAGGGCGATCCCACAGTCGACGACGGACCGGACGAGCAGACCGGTGGTTCTCGCGCGGGCGAGCCTGCCGACGATTCCGAGACGAGCGAGCCGAGCGGCGACTCCGAGGTACCGGACGGAGATCGAACCGGACCCGACTCCGAGGTACCGGACGGGGAGCGAACCCCGTCCGGATCCGGTGCCGTGTCCGCGTCTGGGACTGCGTTCGGATCCGGGTCCGCGTCCGACGCGGGGAAGACCGGGGACGGGGACGAGTCAGTCGGTGTCGGGGGGGAAGTCGCCGGCGAGGATCGCGCCGAGGCGTCCGAGCCGTCGGAGCCGGACGGGAACGACTCCCTGTGGTATCGGTTCCGTCACGACCGCGACGGCGCGCTGATGTGGCTCCGAGAGATGCTGTCGAGCGTCGGCGTCGTCCTGCTGGTCGGGCTGCTGCTGTTCGGCGTCAGCGGCATCTGGCCGCCGATGGTCGCCGTCGAGTCGGGCAGCATGGAGCCGAACATGCGGGTGGGCGATCTGGTGTTCGTGACGGAGCCGGGGCGGCTCGCGCCGGACGCGGCCGACAACGGCGTCGGCGTCGTGACCCACGAGGCGGGAGCGGAAGCCGACTACCGGACGTTCGGCTCCTACGGCTCGGTCGTGATATACACGCCCCCCGAGCGGACCGGATCGCCGATCATCCACCGGGCAATGTTCCGGGTTACCGAGGGCGAGAACTGGTACGACCGCGCCGACGGGCAGTATCACAACGCCGTCGACTGCGGGTCGCTCGCCAACTGCCCGGCGCCGCACGACGGGTACATCACGCTCGGGGACAATAACGGGGCCTACGACCAGGCCAGCGGCCTCTCGCCGCCGGTCAAGGCCGAGTGGGTCGACGGGGTCGCCCGCCTCCGGGTCCCGTACCTCGGGTACATCCGCCTGCTCGCGACGGGGCAGGTGGAGCTGAACGAGGCGATAGCGGGGACGGTGGGGAGCGGCCTTCCGTCGGCGGGTCCGGCCCTCGCTTCGTCCGCTCCGGCGGCGTAG
- a CDS encoding DNA-directed DNA polymerase II small subunit, producing MPLESNARIAKALAERGYNAEREAVTLLAGATDPAAAVAAAVDHAPDEALRITADHVREATADGERSTASPEETGQSPVETKGSGNQDHGRSATGSERVAPDAATAGSGAAASVGSEPVDSPTSDSERTAPTSDSDRSRDSERSPDSERSRDPDLRDLEVGNDMTGRSTGTGEYADFVTTFRDRYERLSKILRGRVNHRPAEAIANMPGGSDAAMIGLVNDVRSTKSGHWLVELEDTTGTFPALVMKDKGLADLVDEILLDECVAVEGTLADDAGILFADSLHFPDVPRTHNPGGADRHVQAALISDVHVGSDEFMADAWHSFTDWLHTPEADPVEYLLLAGDMVEGVGVYPDQDEELDIVDIYEQYEVFAEHLKEVPADTEVVMIPGNHDAVRLAEPQPGFNDEIRSIMDVHDARIVSNPATVSVEGVEVLMYHGVSLDEVIAELPEEKASYDEPHKAMYQLLKKRHVAPQFGGHTRVAPEERDYLVMEDVPDVFHTGHVHKLGWGKYHNVLAVNSGCWQAQTDFQKSVNIDPDAGYAPILDLDTLDMTVRKFS from the coding sequence GTGCCGCTGGAGTCGAACGCCCGGATCGCGAAAGCCCTCGCCGAGCGCGGCTACAACGCCGAGCGCGAGGCGGTCACCCTGCTCGCGGGCGCGACCGACCCCGCCGCCGCCGTCGCGGCCGCGGTCGACCACGCCCCCGACGAGGCCCTCCGGATCACCGCCGACCACGTCCGCGAGGCCACCGCCGACGGCGAGAGATCGACGGCCTCGCCCGAGGAGACCGGACAATCTCCAGTTGAAACGAAGGGGTCTGGCAACCAAGACCACGGACGGTCCGCGACGGGATCCGAGCGCGTGGCCCCGGACGCCGCGACCGCCGGTTCCGGAGCCGCGGCGAGCGTCGGTTCCGAGCCCGTCGACTCCCCGACCAGCGACTCCGAACGGACCGCTCCGACGAGCGATTCCGACCGGTCTCGCGACTCCGAACGCTCTCCGGATTCCGAACGCTCTCGGGACCCCGACCTGCGCGACCTGGAAGTCGGCAACGACATGACCGGCCGCAGCACGGGGACCGGCGAGTACGCCGACTTCGTGACGACGTTCCGCGACCGCTACGAGCGGCTCTCGAAGATCCTCCGCGGCCGCGTCAACCACCGGCCCGCCGAGGCGATCGCGAACATGCCCGGGGGCAGCGACGCCGCGATGATCGGCCTCGTCAACGACGTCCGCTCCACCAAGTCCGGCCACTGGCTCGTCGAGCTGGAGGACACCACCGGGACCTTCCCCGCCCTCGTGATGAAGGACAAGGGCCTCGCGGACCTCGTCGACGAGATCCTCTTAGACGAGTGCGTCGCCGTCGAGGGGACGCTCGCTGACGACGCCGGCATCCTCTTCGCGGACTCGCTCCACTTCCCCGACGTTCCCCGAACCCACAACCCGGGCGGGGCCGACCGCCACGTCCAGGCCGCGCTGATCTCCGACGTCCACGTCGGCAGCGACGAGTTCATGGCCGACGCGTGGCACAGCTTCACCGACTGGCTCCACACGCCAGAGGCCGACCCCGTGGAGTACCTCCTGCTCGCGGGCGACATGGTCGAGGGCGTCGGCGTCTACCCCGACCAGGACGAGGAGCTGGACATCGTCGACATCTACGAGCAGTACGAGGTCTTCGCGGAACACCTCAAGGAAGTGCCCGCGGACACCGAGGTCGTGATGATCCCCGGGAACCACGACGCGGTCCGGCTGGCCGAGCCGCAGCCCGGGTTCAACGACGAGATCCGGTCCATCATGGACGTACACGACGCGCGGATCGTCTCGAACCCGGCCACGGTCTCGGTCGAGGGCGTCGAGGTGCTGATGTACCACGGCGTCTCGCTCGACGAGGTGATCGCGGAGCTACCCGAGGAGAAGGCGAGCTACGACGAGCCGCACAAGGCGATGTACCAGCTGTTGAAGAAGCGCCACGTCGCGCCGCAGTTCGGCGGCCACACCCGCGTCGCGCCCGAGGAGCGCGACTACCTCGTCATGGAGGACGTGCCCGACGTGTTCCACACCGGCCACGTCCACAAGCTCGGGTGGGGGAAGTACCACAACGTACTCGCGGTCAACTCCGGCTGCTGGCAGGCCCAGACCGACTTCCAGAAGTCCGTCAACATCGACCCCGACGCCGGCTACGCCCCCATCCTCGACCTGGACACCCTCGACATGACGGTCCGGAAGTTCTCGTAG
- a CDS encoding YigZ family protein: MTDAYRTVAERATARFEVQGSEFLGHVAPADTVEAAESFVEAVRDEYADATHNVPAYRVPAGEPSERAPGSEPMLREYSSDDGEPTGSAGKPALNVLQQREVRNVAAVVTRYYGGTNLGVGGLARAYSRAAKDGVDAAGVIEERPHRSLVVETEYDDSGTVRGVIESTGFEFDADYGERVRFDLRVPVAEVEELRERLNDATSGRVEIGR, encoded by the coding sequence GTGACCGACGCGTACCGAACGGTGGCCGAGCGCGCCACCGCCCGGTTCGAGGTCCAGGGGTCGGAGTTCCTCGGCCACGTCGCGCCCGCCGACACGGTTGAGGCGGCGGAGTCGTTCGTCGAGGCGGTCCGGGACGAGTACGCCGACGCGACGCACAACGTGCCCGCCTACCGGGTTCCCGCGGGCGAACCCTCCGAGCGCGCGCCGGGGTCGGAGCCGATGTTACGGGAGTACTCGTCCGACGACGGCGAGCCGACCGGGTCGGCGGGGAAGCCGGCGCTGAACGTCCTCCAGCAGCGCGAGGTCCGGAACGTCGCCGCGGTGGTGACGCGGTACTACGGCGGGACGAACCTCGGGGTCGGCGGCCTCGCGCGAGCTTACTCGCGCGCGGCGAAGGACGGCGTCGACGCGGCCGGGGTGATCGAGGAGCGACCGCACCGGAGTCTGGTCGTCGAGACGGAGTACGACGACTCGGGGACCGTTCGAGGCGTGATCGAGTCGACGGGCTTCGAGTTCGACGCGGACTACGGCGAGCGGGTCCGGTTCGACCTTCGCGTGCCGGTCGCGGAGGTCGAGGAACTCCGCGAGCGGCTCAACGACGCGACGAGCGGTCGGGTGGAGATCGGTCGCTGA
- a CDS encoding MBL fold metallo-hydrolase, with protein MRAGEFEPVRGVEDLYVHDTGMFDTDEYGAVYVYDAERPIVIDTGTGANREALFESIEQIGVSREELAWILPTHAHLDHAGGAGHLAERYPNAEVRVPEEGVRHLVDPEALVAGTKSAVEEQWEYYAEPRPVPDDRIEGVSEGDRIDLGDRELVVHDAPGHAPHHAVYHDPDAAVVFSADAAGIYVPEIDAVTPTSPPPQFDFERCLDDIRLIEDLDPETVCFGHFGPRSCDADLLGEAKRAFVEWVERVREKRAELDDDEAVVDHFEAASRDIDYWNPERARANTSLNTRGVLTYLDRVDDGE; from the coding sequence ATGCGCGCTGGCGAGTTCGAACCGGTCCGCGGCGTCGAGGACCTGTACGTCCACGACACCGGCATGTTCGACACCGACGAGTACGGCGCCGTCTACGTGTACGACGCCGAGCGACCGATCGTGATAGACACCGGCACGGGGGCGAACCGGGAGGCCCTCTTCGAAAGTATCGAGCAGATCGGAGTCTCCCGCGAGGAACTCGCGTGGATCCTCCCCACCCACGCCCACCTCGACCACGCCGGGGGCGCGGGCCACCTCGCGGAGCGCTACCCGAACGCCGAGGTCCGGGTCCCCGAGGAGGGCGTCCGCCACCTCGTCGACCCCGAGGCCCTCGTCGCCGGCACCAAGTCGGCGGTCGAAGAGCAGTGGGAGTACTACGCGGAGCCGAGGCCGGTCCCCGACGACCGGATCGAGGGGGTGAGCGAGGGCGACCGGATCGACCTGGGCGACCGCGAGTTAGTCGTCCACGACGCGCCCGGGCACGCGCCCCACCACGCGGTCTACCACGACCCCGACGCGGCGGTCGTGTTCTCGGCCGACGCCGCCGGCATCTACGTCCCGGAAATCGACGCGGTGACCCCGACGTCGCCGCCGCCGCAGTTCGACTTCGAGCGGTGTCTCGACGACATCCGGCTGATCGAGGATCTGGACCCGGAGACGGTCTGTTTCGGCCACTTCGGACCGCGGAGCTGCGACGCCGACCTGCTCGGGGAGGCGAAGCGCGCGTTCGTCGAGTGGGTCGAGCGGGTCAGGGAGAAGCGCGCCGAACTCGACGACGACGAGGCGGTCGTCGACCACTTCGAGGCGGCGAGCCGCGACATCGACTACTGGAACCCGGAGCGGGCGCGCGCGAACACGAGCCTGAACACGCGAGGCGTGTTGACGTACCTCGACCGCGTCGACGACGGGGAGTGA
- a CDS encoding NAD(P)H-binding protein has product MRVLVTGATGFVGNRLVPTLLARGHDVVALVRDADGYAAPDGVAVVEGDLLEPETLPPAFELDGETVDAAYYLVHSMDGGPGYEERDRNCATNFAAAASEAGIDRIVYLGGLGEDRDDLSEHLRSRREVERILGEGGPALTTLRAAIIIGAGSASFEVIAGLARRLPVMITPKWVDTLCQPIAIADVVAYLAGVLDAPETAGETFEIGGPEVLTYAEILRRTRRQLGGGLRIVRVPVLSPELSARWLRLVTDVNPYLARSLVEGLRNTVIVEDDRIREFVPVERTSFELGVARALTESRNAEASRLSALPGVSP; this is encoded by the coding sequence ATGCGAGTGCTCGTCACCGGCGCGACCGGATTCGTCGGGAACCGACTGGTCCCGACGCTCCTCGCGCGCGGCCACGACGTGGTCGCGCTCGTCCGCGACGCCGACGGCTACGCGGCCCCCGACGGCGTCGCCGTCGTCGAGGGCGACCTCTTGGAACCGGAGACGCTCCCCCCGGCGTTCGAACTCGACGGCGAGACCGTCGACGCCGCCTACTACCTCGTCCACTCGATGGACGGCGGCCCGGGCTACGAGGAGCGGGACCGGAACTGCGCGACCAACTTCGCCGCGGCCGCGTCGGAGGCGGGGATCGACCGGATCGTCTACCTCGGCGGGCTCGGTGAGGACCGGGACGACCTCTCCGAACACCTCCGGTCGCGGCGCGAGGTGGAGCGGATCCTCGGGGAGGGGGGCCCGGCGCTCACGACGCTCCGGGCCGCGATCATCATCGGCGCCGGCAGCGCCAGCTTCGAGGTGATCGCCGGGCTGGCGCGGCGGCTCCCGGTGATGATCACCCCGAAGTGGGTCGACACGCTGTGCCAGCCGATCGCGATAGCCGACGTGGTCGCGTACCTCGCGGGGGTCCTCGACGCGCCCGAGACCGCGGGCGAGACGTTCGAGATCGGCGGCCCAGAGGTGTTGACCTACGCCGAGATCCTCCGCAGAACCCGGCGACAGCTCGGCGGCGGCCTCCGGATCGTCAGGGTCCCGGTGTTGAGCCCGGAGCTGTCGGCCCGGTGGCTCCGGCTCGTCACCGACGTGAACCCCTACCTCGCCCGGTCGCTTGTCGAGGGACTCCGCAACACCGTGATCGTCGAGGACGACCGGATCCGAGAGTTCGTGCCCGTGGAGCGCACGTCCTTCGAACTGGGGGTCGCGCGGGCGCTGACCGAGTCGCGGAACGCGGAGGCGTCGCGACTGAGCGCGCTCCCCGGGGTCTCGCCGTGA
- a CDS encoding DUF5786 family protein: MGAYDEAEHERREKKTSEVDADFDAERPEYSGSLTYDSGDSTEALLDKFEELQGK, encoded by the coding sequence ATGGGTGCCTATGACGAGGCCGAACACGAGCGTCGCGAGAAGAAGACCAGCGAAGTCGACGCCGACTTCGACGCGGAGCGGCCCGAGTACTCCGGTTCCCTGACCTACGACTCGGGCGACTCGACGGAGGCACTCCTCGACAAGTTCGAAGAGCTTCAGGGGAAGTGA
- a CDS encoding DUF5784 family protein — MAQPLRFRRSPGRWTADRVRSQIGRSLDENLGATAGDPWFAPPPDYEARRFDMDDGSFALFCWTDDDADPPAGADGGPVGYWLGNTETPSELWRTDKYGFDEVPYPVSRWAQRELLAGLHDDEPWLADYPHVSWYFLPVFCSKDGAETSRAFFRDHAAGFPDATRDAGTGFVEETLRPGTLDGYRETMAGKLGTSASTDLVRMSAAIAEFTAARILAEAGYEVTPEIEVTTGHSLDYRATDPETGAGRLVEVTRPQPTAGRSANDPVAAVRDTVETKTSGQLAAHAGGVTLFVDCSSFPADEWDAVRAAEPAVRHKPAVVYRAEPDGSIGGYRKGSVPLDISGVVDLGS, encoded by the coding sequence GTGGCACAACCGCTCCGTTTCAGGCGCTCGCCCGGCCGGTGGACCGCGGACCGAGTCCGGTCGCAGATCGGCCGCTCGCTCGACGAGAACCTCGGAGCGACCGCCGGCGACCCGTGGTTCGCGCCGCCGCCGGACTACGAGGCGCGCCGGTTCGACATGGACGACGGGTCGTTCGCGCTGTTCTGCTGGACCGACGACGACGCCGACCCGCCGGCGGGCGCCGACGGCGGCCCAGTCGGGTACTGGCTCGGGAACACGGAGACGCCGAGCGAGCTCTGGCGGACGGACAAGTACGGGTTCGACGAGGTCCCGTACCCGGTCTCGCGGTGGGCGCAGCGGGAGCTGCTCGCCGGACTCCACGACGACGAGCCGTGGCTGGCCGACTACCCGCACGTCTCGTGGTACTTCCTCCCGGTGTTCTGCTCGAAGGACGGCGCGGAGACGAGCCGGGCGTTCTTCCGCGACCACGCCGCCGGGTTCCCGGACGCGACCCGCGACGCCGGGACCGGGTTCGTCGAGGAGACGCTCAGGCCGGGGACGCTCGACGGCTACCGCGAGACGATGGCCGGGAAGCTCGGGACCTCCGCCTCGACCGATCTCGTCCGCATGAGCGCGGCCATCGCCGAGTTCACCGCCGCCCGGATCCTCGCGGAGGCCGGGTACGAGGTCACTCCCGAAATCGAGGTGACGACGGGGCACTCGCTGGACTACCGCGCGACGGACCCGGAGACGGGCGCCGGCCGGCTCGTCGAGGTAACGCGCCCGCAGCCGACCGCCGGGCGCTCCGCGAACGACCCCGTCGCGGCGGTCCGCGACACCGTCGAGACGAAGACCAGCGGGCAGCTCGCCGCCCACGCCGGCGGCGTCACGCTGTTCGTCGACTGCTCGTCGTTCCCGGCCGACGAGTGGGACGCGGTGCGCGCGGCCGAACCCGCGGTCCGTCACAAGCCCGCCGTCGTGTACCGCGCCGAGCCGGACGGGTCGATAGGGGGGTACCGGAAGGGGTCGGTCCCGCTCGACATCTCCGGGGTCGTCGACCTCGGTTCGTAA
- a CDS encoding DUF2795 domain-containing protein, with translation MRLNGVDDRLERHQYPTTSEEIIAAHGNATVELANGSERLGDVLERFGDQTFEDAEDVFTAIRAGVCHRGVGRRFYSDRDPTTDAEDGPSPVSF, from the coding sequence ATGCGCTTGAACGGCGTCGACGACCGACTCGAACGGCACCAGTACCCGACCACCTCTGAAGAGATCATCGCGGCTCACGGAAACGCGACCGTAGAGCTCGCGAACGGGTCCGAGCGGCTCGGCGACGTCTTAGAGCGGTTCGGCGACCAGACGTTCGAGGACGCGGAGGACGTGTTCACCGCGATCCGCGCCGGCGTCTGTCACCGCGGGGTCGGCCGTCGGTTCTACTCGGACCGCGACCCGACCACCGACGCGGAGGACGGACCCTCGCCGGTCTCGTTCTGA
- a CDS encoding PHP domain-containing protein, translated as MPPESARSADSTDPVVADLHAHTVVSDGTLTLDEVPATAREAGVDWVAVTDHDRIHPGLDAPVVERDGVRVVRGIELRVDAGFERLDLLGYGVEHTDALDAETDRLQRDRRERGAAILDAVEERLGVDLDVEPRAGLGRPHIARAIDESDAPYDYAGAFDELIGNDGPCYVARDVTPLDEGLDLLADACALVGLAHPFRYERVDDALGIARDRDALDAVERFYPYGRAVDDARIDRLAAEADLLRTGGTDAHERTLGVAGLTASAFEPVRERLPEPVPVEEFAARDAPGAGTDEQD; from the coding sequence ATGCCCCCTGAATCCGCCCGTTCCGCCGATTCCACCGATCCCGTCGTCGCTGACCTCCACGCGCACACGGTCGTCTCGGACGGCACGCTGACCCTCGACGAGGTGCCCGCGACTGCGCGCGAGGCCGGCGTCGACTGGGTCGCGGTCACCGACCACGACCGGATCCACCCGGGCCTCGACGCGCCGGTCGTCGAGCGCGACGGCGTCCGGGTCGTCCGCGGGATCGAACTCCGGGTCGACGCCGGGTTCGAGCGCCTCGACCTCCTCGGGTACGGCGTCGAGCACACCGACGCGCTCGACGCGGAGACCGACCGCCTCCAGCGCGACCGCCGGGAGCGCGGCGCCGCCATCCTCGACGCGGTCGAGGAACGGCTCGGCGTCGACCTCGACGTCGAACCCCGCGCCGGCCTCGGGCGACCCCACATCGCGCGGGCCATCGACGAGTCCGACGCGCCCTACGACTACGCGGGGGCGTTCGACGAGCTGATCGGGAACGACGGTCCCTGCTACGTCGCGCGCGACGTGACGCCGCTCGACGAGGGGCTCGACCTGCTCGCAGACGCCTGCGCGCTCGTCGGGCTCGCCCACCCGTTCCGGTACGAGCGCGTCGACGACGCGCTCGGGATCGCTCGCGACCGCGACGCGCTCGACGCGGTCGAGCGCTTCTACCCGTACGGTCGCGCCGTCGACGACGCGCGGATCGACCGCCTCGCCGCCGAAGCCGACCTGCTCAGAACGGGCGGCACGGACGCGCACGAACGGACGCTGGGCGTCGCGGGACTGACGGCGTCGGCGTTCGAGCCGGTCCGCGAGCGGCTGCCCGAGCCGGTCCCGGTCGAGGAGTTCGCGGCCCGGGACGCCCCCGGCGCGGGGACCGACGAACAGGATTAA
- a CDS encoding DUF6757 family protein yields the protein MRCHYCDREATYEAEQRGVVVGLCESHFKQRVEELAESDELAALRDRIDIESSE from the coding sequence ATGCGGTGTCACTACTGCGACCGGGAGGCCACGTACGAGGCGGAGCAGCGCGGCGTGGTCGTCGGGCTCTGCGAGTCCCACTTCAAACAGCGGGTCGAGGAGCTCGCGGAGTCGGACGAGCTCGCGGCGCTCCGCGACCGGATCGACATCGAGTCCTCCGAGTAG